The proteins below come from a single Drosophila miranda strain MSH22 chromosome Y unlocalized genomic scaffold, D.miranda_PacBio2.1 Contig_Y1_pilon, whole genome shotgun sequence genomic window:
- the LOC117190290 gene encoding dynein light chain roadblock-type 1-like, which yields MQAAETEPKRTKSYIYEVYRLLEEKPGVEEILIMNRSGVPIKTSMERQDALQHACLYENLREKCQAFLSKMEPPQLLTMLRVRTRFHEVLLTPDGKCKIQRIHILRLRI from the exons ATGCAGGCAGCCGAAACTGAG CCCAAGCGTACCAAGAGTTATATTTATGAGGTATACCGACTTTTAGAGGAAAAGCCAGGGGTTGAAGAAATATTAATCATGAATCGTTCCGGTGTGCCGATCAAAACGTCAATGGAACGCCAAGACGCACTTCAACATGCCTGTCTTTATGAGAATTTGCGTGAAAAGTGTCAGGCATTTCTATCAAAAATGGAGCCACCACAGCTCCTGACCATGTTGCGAGTCCGTACCAGATTCCACGAGGTCCTGCTAACACCTGATGGCAAGTGCAAAATCCAAAGGATACACATCTTAAGGTTGAGGATCTAA